A genomic segment from Streptomyces sp. NBC_00459 encodes:
- a CDS encoding cytochrome b/b6 domain-containing protein gives MSLRADARAPSTSEVRRFGRSQKWVHRATAALMGVCVVTAACLYLPVFAELVGRRELVVRVHEWAGLALPVPVLAGLASRAFRADLGHLNRFGPHDRVWLRAALRRDKRSTSRPAAKFNAGQKIYASWIAGATLVMLGTGLLMWFTHLTPLMWRTSATFVHDWLALTIGIVLAGHIGMALGDPEARRGLRTGSVSKRWAESEHPLWRP, from the coding sequence ATGAGCCTACGAGCTGACGCCCGGGCGCCCTCCACCTCGGAGGTACGCCGCTTCGGCCGCTCCCAGAAGTGGGTGCACCGCGCGACGGCCGCGCTGATGGGCGTGTGCGTGGTGACGGCGGCCTGTCTGTATCTCCCCGTGTTCGCCGAGCTGGTCGGCCGCCGCGAACTGGTGGTCCGCGTCCATGAATGGGCGGGTCTCGCCCTGCCGGTACCCGTCCTGGCCGGACTGGCCTCCCGCGCCTTCCGCGCCGACCTGGGCCACCTCAACCGCTTCGGCCCGCACGACCGGGTCTGGCTGCGCGCGGCCCTACGACGCGACAAGCGCAGCACCTCGCGCCCGGCGGCCAAGTTCAACGCGGGCCAGAAGATCTACGCGTCCTGGATCGCGGGCGCCACCCTGGTCATGCTCGGCACGGGCCTGCTCATGTGGTTCACCCATCTCACCCCGCTGATGTGGCGCACCAGCGCGACCTTCGTCCACGACTGGCTGGCGCTCACCATCGGCATCGTCCTGGCCGGCCACATCGGCATGGCCCTGGGCGACCCGGAGGCCCGCCGGGGCCTCCGGACGGGCTCGGTGAGCAAGAGGTGGGCGGAGAGCGAGCATCCGCTGTGGCGCCCCTGA
- a CDS encoding molybdopterin-dependent oxidoreductase, with amino-acid sequence MNSERPEEPERPEEREGPDRGTPIGRRVLLGTLGLGALGVVAAPTLQRGMESFLAGAAENDPTGLTGLLPNGGGFRYYSVTSSVPRKDARNYQLKIDGLVDRPTTYTLADLRAMPQTRMVKDVQCVTGWRVPGTPFEGVRLSRLLDAAGVRSSAGAVRFTCFDGAYTESLTLDQARRADVLVALRMQDKDLSHSHGGPVRLYVAPMYFYKSAKWLSGITVTENVRAGYWENRGYDIDAWVGKSNGRDDEPTS; translated from the coding sequence GTGAACTCCGAACGACCCGAAGAGCCCGAACGACCCGAAGAACGCGAAGGGCCCGACCGGGGTACACCCATCGGCCGACGGGTGCTGCTCGGCACCCTCGGTCTGGGCGCCCTCGGCGTGGTCGCCGCGCCCACCCTCCAGCGCGGCATGGAGTCCTTCCTCGCCGGCGCGGCGGAGAACGACCCCACCGGCCTGACCGGCCTCCTCCCGAACGGCGGCGGCTTCCGCTACTACTCGGTGACGTCCTCCGTACCCCGCAAGGACGCGCGGAACTACCAGCTGAAGATCGACGGTCTCGTCGACCGACCCACCACGTACACCCTGGCCGACCTGCGCGCGATGCCTCAGACCAGGATGGTCAAGGACGTGCAGTGCGTCACCGGCTGGCGGGTGCCCGGCACGCCCTTCGAAGGGGTACGGCTGTCCCGGCTCCTGGACGCGGCGGGAGTGCGCTCCTCGGCCGGAGCGGTGCGCTTCACCTGCTTCGACGGCGCCTACACCGAGAGCCTCACCCTCGACCAGGCCCGCCGCGCGGACGTCCTGGTCGCACTGCGCATGCAGGACAAGGACCTGAGCCACAGCCACGGCGGCCCGGTCCGCCTCTACGTAGCCCCCATGTACTTCTACAAGTCCGCCAAGTGGCTCTCCGGCATCACGGTCACCGAGAACGTACGGGCCGGCTACTGGGAGAACCGCGGCTACGACATCGACGCCTGGGTCGGCAAATCGAACGGACGCGACGATGAGCCTACGAGCTGA
- a CDS encoding APC family permease, with protein MTTGSSSTSRPSAGSNGISTFKGQDRALRADRLGTGGLLLSVLAATAPLMVVAGVMPTTFAVMGIVGQPLLFVLLGVVLVLFSVGYAEMSRHVHNAGAFYAYISRGLGGTAGAGAAMLALVAYNALQVGIYGIFGFEVSGLFSTYLDTEIAWWIPALLAALAVGALGWLKIDVNARVLGVLIVIEVALVVIFDIAAVADPAKEGLSLHAFNPDTLTGAGVGTALCFCIAAFTGFEQAPVYAEETSRPHVLVPRVMFLAVSFVAVFFAISSWAFTVAAGPSAIIGTAQKESAGLLFSLTESRLGGTFTDILHVLFVTGMFAALLSFHNVVARYAFAMGREGLLPATFGRTTGASGAPGTGSLLQTVVAVALVAAFAVSDDGPVGDPTTPVLKLFTWLGNIGALGVIVLMAAASLSVIVFFARRGAVGAQAWRLVTSALAGTALLVIAFYTIKDFDILVGTGPDSSLNWVLPGVIGAAVVLGLVQGLVLRSRRPEVHARIGLGNQAFQLDKAAESAESAEASS; from the coding sequence ATGACGACGGGCAGTTCGAGCACGAGTAGACCCAGTGCCGGCAGCAACGGCATCAGTACGTTCAAGGGGCAGGACCGCGCACTGCGCGCCGACCGCCTCGGCACCGGAGGGCTGCTGCTCTCCGTGCTCGCCGCAACCGCTCCCCTCATGGTGGTAGCTGGTGTCATGCCCACTACATTCGCGGTGATGGGCATCGTCGGCCAGCCCCTCCTGTTCGTCCTCCTCGGCGTCGTCCTCGTCCTCTTCAGCGTCGGGTACGCCGAGATGAGCCGCCACGTCCACAACGCGGGCGCCTTCTACGCGTACATCTCGCGCGGACTCGGCGGCACCGCGGGGGCGGGCGCCGCGATGCTCGCGCTCGTCGCCTACAACGCCCTCCAAGTCGGCATCTACGGCATCTTCGGCTTCGAAGTGTCCGGGCTGTTCTCCACCTACCTGGACACTGAAATCGCCTGGTGGATACCGGCGTTGCTGGCCGCGCTGGCCGTCGGAGCGCTCGGCTGGTTGAAGATCGACGTCAACGCGCGCGTGCTCGGCGTGCTGATCGTCATCGAGGTCGCCCTCGTCGTCATCTTCGACATCGCCGCCGTCGCCGACCCGGCGAAGGAGGGCCTGTCGCTGCACGCCTTCAACCCGGACACCCTCACCGGCGCGGGCGTCGGCACCGCCCTGTGCTTCTGCATCGCCGCCTTCACCGGCTTCGAACAGGCCCCCGTGTACGCCGAGGAGACGAGCCGGCCGCACGTCCTCGTCCCGCGCGTGATGTTCCTCGCCGTCAGCTTCGTCGCCGTCTTCTTCGCGATCAGCTCATGGGCGTTCACCGTCGCCGCCGGCCCCTCCGCGATCATCGGCACCGCGCAGAAGGAGAGCGCCGGACTGCTGTTCTCCCTCACCGAGTCCCGGCTCGGCGGCACCTTCACGGACATCCTGCACGTCCTGTTCGTGACGGGCATGTTCGCGGCGCTGCTCAGCTTCCACAACGTCGTCGCCCGGTACGCCTTCGCCATGGGCCGCGAAGGGCTGCTGCCCGCGACCTTCGGCCGTACCACCGGCGCGAGCGGTGCGCCCGGCACCGGCTCGCTCCTGCAGACCGTCGTGGCCGTGGCGCTCGTGGCCGCCTTCGCGGTCTCCGACGACGGACCGGTGGGCGACCCGACCACTCCCGTGCTGAAGCTGTTCACCTGGCTGGGCAACATCGGCGCCCTGGGCGTGATCGTGCTGATGGCGGCGGCCTCCCTCTCGGTCATCGTCTTCTTCGCCCGTCGTGGCGCGGTCGGCGCCCAGGCCTGGCGTCTGGTGACCTCCGCGCTGGCGGGCACCGCGCTGCTCGTCATCGCCTTCTACACGATCAAGGACTTCGACATCCTGGTCGGTACGGGCCCGGACTCCTCCCTCAACTGGGTGCTGCCCGGCGTCATCGGCGCCGCCGTGGTCCTCGGCCTGGTCCAGGGCCTGGTCCTGCGCTCCCGCAGGCCCGAGGTGCACGCACGCATCGGGCTCGGCAACCAGGCGTTCCAGCTGGACAAGGCGGCGGAGTCGGCGGAATCCGCGGAAGCGTCCTCCTGA
- a CDS encoding DMT family transporter → MSVLVLTLAVSAACCLGLGFVLQQNVARQAPLSDFLSPRLLLDLVRVPRWLGGIGLMVAGMVLGAIALSQGEVSLVEPLLATNLLFALALSRRQTKQPLGRQGWTGLLLLAGGVTAFIVAGEPRGGTAVTDPWRHWLIIGAMLGLALLLTTFAKRSRLSAGPVLLALAAGLLYGVQDALTRVSGQRFTEGGPTHLLTGWQPYGVLLLGLTGLILVQSAFETAPLRMSLPALTAAQPLAGIICGVGFLGDRLRTDTGALAWEAAGLAAVVVGIVLLGLHPAMPSGCTQRAMSFDGGHEHSLPREHSR, encoded by the coding sequence GTGTCCGTCCTGGTTCTGACTCTCGCCGTGAGCGCCGCCTGCTGCCTGGGCCTCGGCTTCGTCCTCCAGCAGAACGTGGCCCGGCAGGCCCCCCTGAGCGACTTCCTCTCCCCGAGGCTGCTGCTGGACCTGGTGCGGGTGCCGCGCTGGCTCGGCGGCATCGGTCTGATGGTGGCGGGCATGGTGCTGGGCGCGATCGCGCTGAGCCAGGGCGAGGTGTCCCTGGTGGAGCCGCTGCTCGCGACGAACCTGCTCTTCGCGCTCGCCCTCTCCCGCAGGCAGACGAAGCAGCCGCTGGGCCGACAGGGCTGGACCGGCCTCCTGCTCCTGGCGGGCGGGGTGACGGCGTTCATCGTGGCGGGCGAACCGCGCGGCGGCACGGCCGTCACTGACCCCTGGCGCCACTGGTTGATCATCGGCGCCATGCTCGGGCTCGCCCTGCTCCTCACGACGTTCGCGAAGCGCTCGCGCCTCAGCGCCGGCCCGGTCCTGCTGGCCCTGGCAGCGGGCCTGCTCTACGGCGTCCAGGACGCCCTGACGCGGGTCAGCGGCCAGCGTTTCACGGAGGGCGGCCCGACCCACCTCCTCACCGGCTGGCAGCCGTACGGCGTACTGCTCCTCGGCCTCACCGGCCTGATCCTGGTCCAGAGCGCCTTCGAAACCGCTCCCCTGCGCATGTCCCTCCCCGCACTCACGGCGGCCCAGCCCCTCGCCGGGATCATCTGTGGCGTCGGCTTCCTCGGCGACCGGCTGCGCACCGACACCGGGGCACTCGCCTGGGAGGCGGCGGGCCTCGCGGCGGTGGTCGTGGGCATCGTCCTCCTGGGCCTCCACCCGGCGATGCCGAGCGGCTGCACACAGCGGGCGATGAGCTTTGATGGCGGTCATGAGCACTCACTCCCACGAGAGCACTCCCGCTGA
- a CDS encoding NUDIX hydrolase produces MSTHSHESTPADPADPADPADEILDIVDENDEVVGRSPRGEAYARGLRHRCVFIQARDARGRLFVHRRTATKLVFPSLYDMFVGGVVGAGESYDGAALREAEEELGVTGLPRPEPLFKFLYDNGAGQSWWSAVYEVRCELPVHPQAEEVAWHAFLPEDEVERRLGEWEWVPDGLAAYERLRAYRSPKSP; encoded by the coding sequence ATGAGCACTCACTCCCACGAGAGCACTCCCGCTGACCCTGCTGACCCTGCTGACCCTGCTGACGAGATCCTCGACATCGTCGACGAGAACGACGAGGTCGTGGGCCGGTCGCCAAGGGGCGAGGCGTACGCGCGCGGGCTGCGTCACCGCTGCGTCTTCATCCAGGCCAGGGACGCCCGGGGCCGGCTCTTCGTCCACCGCCGCACCGCCACCAAGCTGGTCTTCCCCTCCCTGTACGACATGTTCGTCGGCGGAGTCGTGGGCGCGGGCGAGTCGTACGACGGCGCGGCCCTGAGGGAGGCCGAGGAGGAACTCGGCGTCACGGGCCTGCCCCGCCCCGAGCCCCTCTTCAAGTTCCTGTACGACAACGGCGCCGGCCAGAGCTGGTGGTCGGCCGTGTACGAGGTCCGCTGCGAGCTTCCTGTCCACCCCCAGGCGGAGGAGGTCGCCTGGCACGCGTTCCTGCCGGAGGACGAGGTGGAACGGCGGCTGGGCGAGTGGGAGTGGGTGCCGGACGGTCTGGCCGCCTACGAGCGCCTCAGGGCGTACCGGTCACCGAAGAGCCCGTAA
- a CDS encoding YidH family protein, with amino-acid sequence MIDFARNVRMWFAPQGIGEEGRTPDYRFSLANERTFLAWLRTALALIGGGFAVDQFLPDLRWGWRVGLALALLSAGVLCSLRAVNHWVRCERAMRRGEDLPVSRFPALLSLAVAVVAVAMVVVVLVRGTG; translated from the coding sequence GTGATCGATTTTGCACGGAACGTCCGTATGTGGTTCGCCCCCCAGGGGATCGGCGAGGAGGGCCGCACCCCCGACTACCGCTTCTCGCTGGCCAACGAACGCACCTTCCTGGCCTGGCTGCGTACCGCGCTGGCACTGATCGGCGGCGGGTTCGCCGTGGACCAGTTCCTGCCCGACCTGCGGTGGGGGTGGCGCGTGGGGCTGGCGCTCGCGCTGCTGTCGGCCGGGGTGCTGTGCTCACTGCGGGCCGTCAACCACTGGGTGCGGTGCGAGCGGGCGATGCGCCGCGGTGAGGACCTGCCGGTGTCCCGCTTCCCGGCGCTGCTGAGCCTCGCGGTCGCCGTGGTCGCGGTCGCCATGGTGGTCGTCGTGCTGGTCCGGGGGACAGGGTGA
- a CDS encoding DUF202 domain-containing protein has product MSEARVGEGEVRDPGLQPERTRLAWRRTTLSSTVAAVLAGKSALHGGPSAAGVAVCAVCCVLWLWFLAVAHRRIRTLAATGDDGPPALAARHATAATLCAVALAVCGAALVL; this is encoded by the coding sequence GTGAGCGAGGCCCGGGTGGGCGAGGGGGAGGTACGGGATCCCGGGCTGCAGCCGGAGCGGACCCGGCTGGCGTGGCGGCGTACGACGCTGTCGAGCACCGTCGCCGCCGTGCTCGCCGGGAAGTCCGCGCTGCACGGCGGGCCGTCGGCGGCCGGAGTCGCCGTCTGCGCGGTGTGCTGCGTGCTGTGGCTGTGGTTCCTGGCCGTCGCCCACCGGCGGATCCGGACGCTCGCGGCGACGGGCGACGACGGTCCGCCGGCGCTCGCCGCCCGGCACGCCACCGCCGCGACGCTGTGCGCGGTCGCCCTGGCGGTGTGCGGGGCGGCGCTCGTCCTCTGA
- a CDS encoding NADP-dependent oxidoreductase, which translates to MKAITYSRYGGPDVLEYTEDAPDPKVGPDSVLIKVRAASVNPVDWKCREGYLDAILEPVFPVTPGWDVSGVVVRPGASVSEYAVGDEVIGYVREDFLSRGTFAEYVAAPVRTLARKPRNLSFEEAAGLPLVGLTAYQVLAKSLHVRTGETVLVHAAAGGVGSVAVQLARRHLGAAHVIGTASVHNHDFVRELGGNPVTYGEGMADRVRKLAPGGVDAVFDTVGGDTLKDSVGLLAPGGRLVSIADPDVVGLGGSYYFVRPDAADLAHLSDLVEQHVFSLHVSDTFPLERAAEAHRLNAEGRTKGKIVVTVDWPDEA; encoded by the coding sequence ATGAAGGCCATCACCTACAGCCGGTACGGCGGTCCCGACGTCCTGGAGTACACGGAGGACGCCCCGGACCCCAAGGTCGGGCCCGACTCCGTGCTGATCAAGGTGCGGGCGGCATCGGTCAACCCGGTGGACTGGAAGTGCCGCGAGGGCTACCTCGACGCCATCCTGGAGCCCGTCTTCCCGGTGACACCGGGCTGGGACGTCTCCGGGGTCGTGGTGCGCCCGGGTGCCTCCGTCTCCGAGTACGCCGTGGGCGACGAGGTCATCGGCTACGTACGCGAGGACTTCCTCTCGCGCGGCACCTTCGCCGAGTACGTCGCCGCCCCGGTGCGCACCCTTGCCCGCAAGCCCCGCAACCTCTCCTTCGAGGAGGCGGCCGGGCTGCCGCTCGTCGGACTCACCGCCTATCAGGTGCTCGCCAAGTCGCTCCACGTCCGCACGGGCGAGACCGTCCTGGTGCACGCGGCGGCGGGCGGGGTCGGCTCCGTCGCCGTCCAGCTGGCCCGCCGCCACCTGGGCGCGGCACACGTCATCGGCACGGCGAGCGTGCACAACCACGACTTCGTGCGTGAACTGGGCGGCAACCCGGTGACGTACGGCGAGGGCATGGCCGACCGGGTGAGGAAACTGGCCCCCGGGGGCGTCGACGCCGTGTTCGACACCGTCGGCGGCGACACGCTGAAGGACTCCGTGGGGCTGCTGGCTCCCGGGGGCCGCCTGGTGTCGATCGCGGACCCGGACGTCGTCGGTCTCGGCGGTAGCTACTACTTCGTACGCCCCGACGCCGCGGACCTCGCGCACCTCTCCGACCTGGTCGAACAGCATGTGTTCTCGCTGCATGTGTCCGACACGTTCCCCCTGGAACGAGCGGCGGAGGCGCACCGGCTGAACGCGGAGGGACGTACCAAGGGCAAGATCGTCGTGACGGTTGACTGGCCCGACGAGGCCTGA
- a CDS encoding phosphotransferase family protein, translating to MPPDDLPGLDLDRLRGLLDGERPGLVQGPLTGRLIEGGRSNLTYAVTDGITRWVVRRPPLGHVLATAHDMRREHRVISALHPTAVPVPRPVLLCEDPENGAAPGAPFYVMEFVPGTPYRTAGQLAPIGPARTRDVVLSLVDTLVELHAVDPAEVGLADFGRPEGFLDRQLRRWGKQLDASRNRELAGIDELQAALGRALPDSSAPAIVHGDYRLDNVLIDSDDRITAILDWEMSTLGDPLTDLGLLVMYSMPLGAPDSPVSTTAEAAGHPSPAELIERYAARSGRDVSAIAWYTAFAWFKLAVILEGIHYRYTLGQTVGAGFDRIGDLVPVFIEHGLTTLHTGLQEG from the coding sequence ATGCCCCCGGACGACCTGCCAGGTCTCGATCTCGACCGGCTGCGCGGCCTGCTCGACGGCGAACGCCCCGGACTCGTACAGGGCCCCCTGACCGGCCGACTGATCGAGGGCGGCCGTTCGAACCTCACCTACGCGGTCACCGACGGCATCACCCGGTGGGTCGTACGCCGCCCTCCGCTGGGCCATGTCCTGGCCACCGCGCACGACATGCGGCGCGAGCACCGGGTGATCAGCGCCCTGCATCCGACCGCCGTGCCGGTCCCGCGTCCCGTGCTGCTGTGCGAGGACCCCGAGAACGGGGCGGCACCCGGAGCGCCCTTCTACGTCATGGAGTTCGTGCCGGGCACGCCGTACCGCACCGCCGGGCAGCTCGCCCCGATCGGCCCGGCGCGGACCCGGGACGTGGTGCTGTCGCTGGTGGACACGCTGGTCGAGCTGCACGCGGTCGACCCCGCCGAGGTGGGCCTCGCGGACTTCGGCCGGCCCGAGGGCTTCCTCGACCGGCAACTGCGGCGCTGGGGCAAGCAGTTGGACGCCTCCCGCAACCGCGAGCTGGCCGGCATCGACGAGTTGCAGGCGGCGCTCGGCCGGGCCCTGCCCGACTCCTCCGCCCCGGCGATCGTGCACGGCGACTACCGGCTGGACAACGTGCTGATCGACTCGGACGACAGGATCACGGCGATCCTCGACTGGGAGATGTCGACGCTCGGCGACCCGCTCACCGACCTGGGCCTGCTGGTGATGTACAGCATGCCGCTGGGCGCGCCCGACTCCCCCGTCTCCACGACCGCCGAGGCCGCCGGACACCCCTCCCCCGCCGAGCTGATCGAACGGTACGCGGCGCGCTCGGGGCGCGACGTCTCGGCGATCGCCTGGTACACGGCGTTCGCCTGGTTCAAGCTGGCCGTGATCCTGGAGGGCATCCACTACCGCTACACGCTGGGCCAGACGGTCGGCGCGGGCTTCGACCGCATCGGGGACCTGGTCCCCGTCTTCATCGAGCACGGCCTGACCACACTTCACACAGGTCTCCAGGAAGGCTGA
- a CDS encoding acyl-CoA dehydrogenase family protein, which produces MDFAFDARTEELRAKLLAFMDEYVYPAEQVEHEQRGRLASPWDTPAVVEELKAEARGQGLWNLFLPDARHGAGLTNLQYAPLAEITGRSPHLAPTALNCAAPDTGNMEVLAQFGDEQQKKQWLEPLLAGEIRSAFAMTEPEVASSDATNIETRIRRDGDDYVISGRKWYISGAMNPRCQIFIVMGKTDPDGADIRRQQSMILVPRDTPGVTVKRAMQVFGYEDHSHGGHAEVVFDEARVPAANLIGEEGSGFAIAQARLGPGRIHHCMRLIGMAERAIELMCRRAVSRTAFGKALAQQGVVHNWIADARVTVEQLRLLVLKTAWMMDTVGNKGAHAEIQAIKIATPRAVVDIIDKAIQLHGAGGVSQDFPLAELWASARTLKLADGPDEVHQRSLARRELKRYV; this is translated from the coding sequence ATGGACTTCGCGTTCGACGCGCGCACCGAGGAACTGCGCGCCAAGCTCCTCGCCTTCATGGACGAGTACGTCTACCCGGCCGAACAGGTCGAGCACGAGCAGCGCGGGCGGCTGGCCTCGCCGTGGGACACCCCTGCCGTGGTCGAGGAGTTGAAGGCCGAGGCCCGCGGTCAGGGCCTGTGGAACCTCTTCCTGCCCGACGCCCGGCACGGCGCCGGCCTCACCAACCTCCAGTACGCCCCGCTCGCCGAAATCACCGGCCGTTCCCCGCACCTGGCGCCCACCGCGCTGAACTGCGCGGCACCGGACACCGGCAACATGGAGGTGCTGGCGCAGTTCGGCGACGAGCAGCAGAAGAAGCAGTGGCTGGAGCCGCTCCTCGCGGGCGAGATCCGCTCGGCGTTCGCGATGACCGAGCCCGAGGTGGCATCGTCCGACGCGACGAACATCGAGACGCGGATCCGCAGGGACGGCGACGACTATGTCATCTCGGGCCGCAAGTGGTACATCTCCGGGGCGATGAACCCTCGCTGCCAGATCTTCATCGTCATGGGCAAGACCGACCCCGACGGCGCCGACATCCGCCGCCAGCAGTCGATGATCCTGGTCCCCAGGGACACCCCCGGCGTCACGGTCAAGCGGGCGATGCAGGTGTTCGGCTACGAGGACCACTCCCACGGCGGCCACGCCGAGGTGGTCTTCGACGAGGCACGGGTGCCCGCGGCGAACCTGATCGGCGAGGAGGGCAGCGGCTTCGCCATCGCACAGGCGCGGCTCGGCCCCGGCCGCATCCACCACTGCATGCGGCTGATCGGCATGGCGGAGCGGGCGATCGAGCTGATGTGCCGCCGGGCCGTCTCCCGGACGGCCTTCGGCAAGGCGCTGGCCCAGCAGGGCGTGGTCCACAACTGGATCGCGGACGCGCGGGTCACGGTGGAGCAGCTGCGGCTGCTGGTGCTGAAGACGGCGTGGATGATGGACACGGTGGGCAACAAGGGGGCGCACGCGGAGATCCAGGCGATCAAGATCGCTACGCCGCGTGCGGTGGTGGACATCATCGACAAGGCGATTCAGCTGCACGGGGCGGGTGGGGTGAGCCAGGACTTCCCGCTGGCGGAGCTGTGGGCGAGTGCGCGGACGCTGAAGCTGGCGGACGGGCCGGACGAGGTGCATCAGCGGTCGCTGGCCCGGCGTGAGCTGAAGCGGTACGTGTAG
- a CDS encoding TetR/AcrR family transcriptional regulator has translation MPRTTDGDGTPVPQRLLAAATRLFAEQGYDRTSVQEIVEAAGVTKGALYHYFGSKDDLLHEVYARVLRVQQERLDAFANADAPVEERLRRAAADVVVTTIENLDDAMIFFRSMHHLSPEKNKQVRAERRRYHERFRALIEEGQETGVFSRATSADLVVDYHFGSIHHLSTWYRPEGPLTPTEVAEQLADLLLRALRP, from the coding sequence GTGCCCAGGACGACGGACGGCGACGGTACGCCGGTCCCGCAGCGGCTGCTGGCCGCCGCCACCCGGCTCTTCGCGGAACAGGGGTACGACCGCACGTCCGTGCAGGAGATCGTCGAGGCGGCCGGGGTCACCAAGGGGGCGCTGTACCACTACTTCGGGTCCAAGGACGATCTGCTGCACGAGGTGTACGCGCGCGTGCTGCGTGTTCAGCAGGAGCGGCTGGACGCGTTCGCGAACGCGGATGCCCCGGTGGAGGAGCGGTTGCGGCGGGCGGCGGCGGATGTCGTGGTCACGACCATCGAGAATCTCGACGACGCGATGATCTTCTTCCGCTCGATGCATCATCTGAGCCCGGAGAAGAACAAGCAGGTACGCGCGGAGAGACGCCGCTACCACGAGCGCTTCCGGGCCCTGATCGAGGAGGGCCAGGAGACGGGCGTCTTCTCCCGGGCGACCTCGGCGGACCTGGTGGTCGACTACCACTTCGGCTCCATCCACCACCTGTCGACCTGGTACCGCCCGGAGGGCCCCCTGACCCCGACAGAGGTCGCGGAGCAACTGGCGGACCTGCTGCTGCGCGCGCTGCGGCCGTAG